The nucleotide window AGAACTGTGGAATGCTATAAAACAACAGAGAATCAGAAATTTACTTGTCAAAAGCCGTGTGGGGCAAAGAAGAATTGTGGAAGGCACCGGTGTAGTGAAAAGTGTTGTCCATTGTCTGGTCCAAATAATGGTTTGACTACTCCGGATTGGGATCCTCACTTTTGTTCCATGCTGTGTGGGAAGAAGCTGAGATGTGGTCAGCATGTGTGTGAAACGTTGTGTCACAGTGGTCATTGCCCACCTTGTCTTGAAACAATCTTCACTGATTTAGCATGTGCTTGTGGTATGACTTCAATTCCTCCTCCTCTACCTTGTGGTACAATGCCTCCCTTATGTCAGCTTCCATGTTCGGTTCCTCAGCCGTGTGGCCATTCAGGCTCTCATAGCTGCCATTTTGGAGATTGCCCTCCTTGTTCGGTGCCTGTGTCAAAAGAATGTGTCGGTGGCCATGTCATTCTTAGGAACATACCTTGTGGctcaaataatattaaatgcAATAATCCCTGTGGAAGGACTAGACAATGCGGTTTACATGCATGTGGTAGATCATGTCACTCCCCACCTTGTGATATTCTACCTGGTATTGTGAAAGGTTTACGAGCGGCATGTGGACAGACATGTGGTGCTCCAAGGAGTGGCTGCCGGCACATGTGTATGGCTCTCTGTCACCCTGGATGTCCTTGTCCCGATGCAAGATGTGAATTCCCCGTTACAATTACTTGTTCTTGTGGCCGCATATCAGCGAATGTTCCTTGCGATGTTGGTGGTAATAACAGTAATTATAATGCTGATGCGATTTTTGAAGCTTCGATCATTCAAAAATTGCCCATGCCACTTCAACCAGTCGATGCAAATGGCCAAAAAGTTCCTCTTGGACAAAGAAAGCTGATGTGTGACGAAGAATGTGCTAAGTTGGAGCGTAAAAGGGTTCTTGCTGATGCCTTTGACATCACTCCAAGTCTTGATGCTCTCCATTTCGGTGAGAATTCTTCTTATGAGTTGCTTTCTGACACGTTTAGACGTGATCCAAAGTGGGTTTTGGCTATTGAGGAGAGATGCAAAATATTAGTACTTGGGAAAAGCAAAGGAACTACACATGGTTTGAAAGTCCATGTCTTTTGTCCTATGATAAAGGATAAAAGAGATGCAGTGAGAATGATTGCTGAAAGATGGAAGCTTGCAGTAAACGCTGCTGGTTGGGAGCCAAAGAGATTCATCGTAATTTCTGCCACTCAAAAATCGAAGGCCCCGGCTCGTGTGCTTGGTGTTAAGGGTACCACAACTCTAAATGCGCCACTTCCTACTGCATTTGATCCCTTGGTTGACATGGACCCACGGCTTGTTGTCTCGTTTCCAGACTTGCCAAGGGACGCCGATATTAGTGCCTTGGTTTTGAGATTCGGCGGTGAATGTGAGCTTGTTTGGTTGAATGACAGGAATGCTTTGGCCGTCTTTCACGATCCTGCCCGAGCTGCAACTGCGATGAGGAGGTTGGATCACGGAACAGTTTATCAGGGTGCTGTTTCGTTTGTCCAGAATGCTGGAGCATCTGCAGCGTCTTCGGTTACCAGTGCCTGGGGAGGAACAAAAGAGGGAGCACTGAGAAGCAATCCATGGAAAAAGGCAGCGGTTCTCGACCCGGGTTGGAAAGAAGATTCTTGGGGCGATGAACAATGGACTACTGCCGGTGATTCTGCGAATATCCAACCATCGGCTCTGAAGAAAGAAGCGCCAATACCTGCTTCATTGAATCCTTGGAATGTTTTGAATCATGAATCGAGTTCGAGTTCATCACCAGCAACTGTCATTAGAAGTGTAGCTTCTGGAAAACAAACTGAAAGCGGCAATGTCTCAACTAAGGTGGAGCCTTCTGCAGGTGGCGCAGATGGAGGAAACTCGGATGCAACAGAAGCTGCTGAAGTTGTAGATGATTGGGAGAAGGCttttgaatgagagaaagtaatgaagaacaaacaaaaattacaatcttttttgttgttaaaatttcattttatactGTTGAAAAGTAGACATGCATGAGGTTTATGGTATCATCTTGCCATGTTTTGTCAGTTTTGGTAAGTTGAGGTTATTTTCCTCATTTAGGTAaatgtttgaaaattcaaaCCCATTGGATCTTATTACCCAGACTGAGCAATGGGGTATTTGACTAAAGGGAAAAAATGCATTTTGTTAGTGCTCTATATTTTCTCAAAGTGCATTGACCAGTTAATGAAatcttattttgattttatattcaTTGAAGATATATGAAGCCTGCAAGTGTTTCCTTTGTCATAATATTGCACTATCATTGACAAAGTTGTTAGCACTTTTTTTTCCAGGTTAATTATGTTATTGGTGCCAAATAGTCACCGACTTTGTTGATGATTAATATCTCCGGAGTAACGTAACTGGTCACCTTTGGCATGATCTTTcgttctaattttatttatttttcatttgcaaTGTTCGAATTCAGTGACTTTGTTTAAGAAAACCGAGTCCAGTTCATTTCGAACTAATGGAATATTGGTAAGTGTTTGTCGGATTGTAAAGGTTTGAGGTGTCCTTAAAATAAAGTcatattgtgatttttttctgAAACAATTAGCAAATGATTTTAACATTTTGTTGATGGAATAGTTTGCAACATCCAGTTATGATTTAAGTCACAAGTCTAATTCAAAAATTGTTTATCTACATCTTCTATTCAAGTAATGGATATTCATATAACAGAATTTGATTCATGCTCCTGGTTTGGGTTTGTTTCCATCTTCTTTTCTCCGTTTCTATGTGGGCTGGCTGTTCCCGTTTGTCTTCCGGTGGATAACGGTGTTCTCTATCTTGTGGAGTATCGGGGTTGGGTGTCATTGTTCTGTGTTTTTGGTGGTTGTTTTGTCCCTGTTTTGTTTTATTGCCTCGTTGCGGTTTAGTGCCTTTGCTGTTTCAGTTTTGGGGAGCTGGATGAGTGTCGTGCATGGGGCGCTCTCACACCCTTGATTGCATTTTTTGTAACCATTATTGATGGGGACTGCTTGTATCACAAGGAGGTGGTTCTTGGTGATGTTTGTGTTGACGGTGATGTGGGTGGTTCTAggtgttgttggtgttgttttgCGTTAACGGTGAGGTGGTGGTTGTTAGTGTTGGGTTGGGAGTTGGGATGTTTCCGGTTGTTAGTGTTGGTTGTGGTAATGTTGAATGAGGAGCTTGTGGTTTTTTGGAGGGGTTTTGATcggtttgatgattttttagaggaattttGGTCggttttggagggttttggTGTGAGTATCGGGGGATATGTGTTTGAGATTTGCGTTAATGGAGTTTGAAGTTTTTGACTCATGTTTGGTTTTTGCTGTTGTGTGGGAGTTCAACTTTGATTTAGTGTTGGCTTTAGTAGTTTCGggggttagtttttttttttggttttgttggtAGCCTTTGGTTGGTGTCTTTATTAGTATTTTTGATGTACGGGTATGAGTTTTCTTTTGGATGTTTCGCCTAAATATGACACTTTTTGCTATGTTATTTCTATTATATAGATCTCTATTCATCTTGTGCAGGGACTTGATttgtaatataaaatttgatgttaacaaaaaaaaaatcctatattAAAGGatacttcattctttttttttttttttgtttctttcaaatttttgcGTGCCCAGCAAAATTATACACCTTTTGATCTTAGCtaaaattttaatcattcaaCTAATtgctaatttgtttttaatctcaATTTATCCGTGGGACCAAgttagattcaaaagtatttggtaactctctcaaaaaaaaagtatttggtAACATAAGGTGGTTATAAAAGAATAATGTCacaaaaattagttaaatgaGTAATTTGTACATTAGTGATGCAAGTTGATTGTGGAATTTGACAAATGTAAGCATGTATCTATCTATCCAAAAACCACAATATATTGATTTAAGTGGTAAGAGATTTGAACTTCTTAAGTAGATGATTAGGGTTCGACACCTAACTCATACGTATGAAAAATATAGTTGGAGGAGAGAATCTGGGACGGCCCTACACTATATAGTGTGTAGGCCTTGGCCCTCACtatcttaatcatttattatcaAAACTATATACAAGTTACATATAAGGTAGACAATTTAACTAATTGATCATGTTACATATTAGTGTTCCTTACATAAATTTAGTGGAGAGTGACATTGATATTTATTGTTGAAGATCTCTAATATTACACAATTTACTGAACTAATTTTATCTGATATATTATCAGCAATCCGATACAAAATCACATgagaaataaatagttaaacaTTTGTTTAATTACTTATACAGAGAGTACTATTTTTGTTGGCTTTGAAAATGAATAAACCagttaatatttataaaatatgaaaaccgCATTTATTCatacattcaaaaataaaataatatatatttaataatatataaataccgCCTCCACCACTGTAAATTTTTAGGTATGTTCCTAGAGAGAACACACATTGTGTTCCTCACATCCAAATTTTATGCCCAAATTCTTGTGATTAAGTAAGAGTTTCTCCTATAGATACTTTACTGTTGTGCTATTGTTGATTGAtgtgtaaataaataaagaggagCATATATTATGTGATGTGATGAAACTaggtttaattgatttttttgactCATTAGATTTAGGGTCCTTTTGTTTTAGATTTGAAAAGAAATAGATTTtcgtttgtattttttttatttttttattttattttataatagtaGAAGTTGTTTCAAACACATTTGTCATAAGTTAAACAAGAGGTTTTGGCATTCAATAATTTAGATATTCATTGTTAGATATTTTACATAATGTAAATCacatacttttttttcctttcaaaacgatatctttaaaaaatgatttttatgaaaagttatttaaaatagctttttattttagagattttcaaaattttattatccataaaaattataacaaaatgaaaaaatatttaaaatgacattttaagataagttattcaaacaaattttttatttaaaactttcttaaaaaatattctttgatAAATTTCTTTTAGCAAAAAGATGTTACactataaaaatgaaatttagaaaaaactATAACCAATAGGCCCTTAATTGATtagacaattatttttaaatgaaaacattttgCAACTGTGtatctttctttcaattttttatttttttacaactgTGTATGGCACTACTCATATATAAATTCTTCATCTCTTACCAAATTTTGAAACGTGATGATGACAAAATACAAAAACGTacttaaaagtttatttatactCTGAtttgcatttaatcattaagactttgtttgcgagtttgaaggatttatatgaattcttcaaatttaatctatgttgttatattatttttaaaattaaaaatatagtaatcatatgcattaatttatcattctctacaaaaataatcttttaatttttttaaaagatttttctatttttcatcaTATTTTCAACCCATCAAAGTATTCCCTTTTCCTCCCTTCAAACTTGCAAACAAAGCCTGAACGTATTTCAAGAGGAAGGGTGACAAATGATATATATGGTCTTGGAGATGGTTTATGAATAATGCgtgactattttatttttatttttttttggtacaacaaaGGGTGACTATTTTAAGAATGGTGTGTTGATCATTTGTCTTGTTTATTAAGGgattactatttttatttttaggtgggTCTCTTAAACAAAgtgtgattattattttttttattctttggtGTTAGCCTTTCTACTTTTAGgagaaggttttttttttttttttttttttttttttgacataagcAGGAGGAATtctaataatttggagttcagcCATAAGGTAgttataatatgataaaaattgttttacTCAAATCGAGCTCATATTCTTTCAATCGATTCGTCTTTTTATTGAGTTTATCAATCAATTGAGTCCAATATAACTTACTTATATTCGATTTTTCTTTGATGCAACCGATTGAGTTCTCTTCTGCTCAGTTTTTCATAAGTTTTTGCTAACTTAAACAAAGTAATTAAAAATCGCTAATGCAACTATCCACAACATTAGGATTACAAGACCAATACAAAAACAAAGCAAGACTAAGAGCATAtctaaactaaatatatatttcaaataaattaaaaagtggAGTACACTTATATCAGACAGATTGAGTTTCAACTTATTTAATGAAGGGTATGAGATCCTATCAGAGCCTAACATGCTAGACATTAGAGAGGAGAATCAAAACTATAATTATTATCGTCAGATTTAAGAACACGAGATAAAAAAACGTTGAAGAGGatgagtaatgacaagacaatTTGTCCATACAAATACCTAATGAAGTGTAGAAAATTTTGGGAGTTAGAGGTATTGTGTGGCTAACCAAACTTTTTAACGAGATTATGAGGACAATGAAAATGCAGGATGAGTGGAGATGAAACACTTTAATTACGATCCATAAGAACAAGGGGGATATACAAAATTGTGCGAATGATAGGGGAATTAACCTTATGAGTCATACcataaagttaataaaaagaGTGATTGAACGAAGACTAAAAAAAGAGTCTCAAGTTATTGACAATCAATTTAGTTTTATGTTTGGAAGGTCGATATGGAAGCGATCTACTTGCTTCGATGTGTGATGGAGCGATatcagacaaaaaaaaaggactTGCACTTagtttttgttgatttgaataATTGTATGATAGAGTTCCTGAAGAGATTATGTGGAAAGCCCAAGAGATGAAAGGGTTTAGGATTGCTTATATGATAACTATCAACGATATGTATGAGGGAGCTTCAAGTAGTTTGAGGACTTAAGATGGCGCTATTGACAATTTTTTCATAACAATAGGATTGCACCAAGTGCCAACCCTAAGTCTTGTCGTTTCACTTTAATTTTGGATGTATTTACGGAACACATCCAAGAGTTAACACCGTGATGTATGCTTTTTTACAGATGATGTAGTCCTGCTTGGAAAGTCGAGGGAGGAATTGCATGGGAGGTTAATGACTTGGATAGAAGTCTTAGAAGCGTATGAATTTCGTCTGAGTAGAAACAAGACaaagtatatatataatgtaaCTTCAACAAAAGGCGTAGTAGTTGTACCTGAAAGGTGAAAGTTGGATATCATACCCTAAGTTACACCGTTTAAATATCTTGAGTCCATAGTAGAAAATGATGGAGAAATAGAAGCATACGCAAATCAACGTATTCAAGTTGGATGGTTGAAATGTAGAATAACCTCATGTATTTTATGTGATAAGAAAGCACATGTTAAGTTGGAAGTAAAATTATATCGAACAACTATCATACTAACAATGTTGTATGGTACGGAGTGTTAGGCGTTGAAAACCAACATGAGAATAAAGTAAGTGTAATTGAGATGATGATGTTGTGTTGAATGTGTGGTAAGTCTAGACTTGATAGTATTAGGAATGATACTATTAGAGATAGAGAGTTAGGGTAGACACCTATAATAGAAAATATGGTAGAAAATAGACTTAGGTGGTttgcatgtagagagaagacttaTAGATGTTGCAGTAAGAtgagtagatcagatggaggagAGTGTGATCAAAAGACGTAGAggaagactaaaaaaaactatgagaAATTATTATGAAAGATTTAGAGATTCATGAGTTGAAtaaaaatatggtttatgatataaCATTATAACATAATTTGATTCATGTGATTGGCCCTATTTATAGGAATAAAACTTGGTTGTCGTTGTTGACTGGGGAAGATCTATTCAAGGGCTATgtgtagctttttttttttattgatcaagaagaaatgataaaaacaaaaccaaactacAATTTCAAGCGAGCAACTCCAAGAGCATCATCAAGAAGGGAATGATGCAGTTGAGGAGGGCAAACAATCCAAGAGTTTAGAGCATCCGAAGAAGAAGCATTATGCTTAGCAAGCCAATCCGTACACTTGTTGCCTTGACGGAGGGTCTGTTGAAAATTAACAATCCAATATCGATGTTGCAATTGGAAAATCCGACTAATCAGAGGAGCATGAGGATGACGAGATTGGACACTCGACATGTTTAAATCAAGAGCCCTCCTAGAATCTGATTCAAGAATAATGTTCATGTAGCCTGCATCATACGCAATACGAAGGCCATGAAAAATGGCATACAATTCGGCCGCCAAGCAAGAAGTAATACcacaaaatccataaaaaaaccCAGCAACCAATCACCATTATTGTTTCTAATAAGACCTCCAAAAACTGATCTTCCATGATTAGAAAGAGAAATACCGTCAACATTAACTTTGATGATATTATCCAAAGGAGGAATCCATTTAACCTATTTAATGGGCTTCTGAATGACATCATTAGAAATGTGCGCCACCACATCTGAATGAAGAGAATAAATATGGCTAAGACAAACCCAATCATTTCCATTGAAAACCTTATGATTTCGTGCTTTCCATAAGACCCAACATGTAATAACGAATATATTACCATTAAGAGCAAGAGCATAATGTTTGAACCACCAATTGAAATCCTGAGAATTGAAATTTGTATCTTTGTTGAATAACAAGTCATCCCAGATCGCCAAAGAGAGAGGGCAATCTCTAAAAGTGTGAAGAAGTGACTCAATACTAGCTCCACATCTCTTGCATGATGAATCTGAGGTTAAATGTTTGCCAGCTCGAAATGCATTCGTTGGAAGGTTACCATGCATAGCCAACCAAATAAAATGCTTCAGATTCTCTGGGAGGTGGAGCTTCCAAATCCATTGCCATGTTTCCTGCTGAGTCTGGCCTGCAAAAGAAAGACAGTTTGAAGTCAACCACTGATAACCACTCTTAACAGAGTACATACCTGTTGGGGAATGAGTCCAAATCTTGATGTCTTGGGAAGACTCGTCGATGAAGATGCTTTGAATTTGGAGTTGAATATTGAGAGGTATCCGAGTTGTGAGATGAGAGAAATTCGAGCGGCCGTGATGGTAAATGTCCCTCGCTAAAGCCATACATCCaactttcctattttttttaaaaaaatattataaatagggGTAGTAgttattttggtccctaaatGTGTAACAAGTAACCACAATaatcttttaatatattaaaattctaaaatagtccATGATTTTGTactttgttagtcaaaatagcatttaaagtgacaataagtA belongs to Medicago truncatula cultivar Jemalong A17 chromosome 6, MtrunA17r5.0-ANR, whole genome shotgun sequence and includes:
- the LOC11415051 gene encoding NF-X1-type zinc finger protein NFXL1, whose product is MSLQQRRERREGSRFPSHRPPRQEWIPKGAGASSSASTTSTTTTASTTTAAAATTTVDQPTSLHSHEKNTNSDGGSSNQGAVVAPTFARHRSNHHVAHRVEREHVAHRTDRDHVAHRVERERVAHRVEREHVAHRMEREHVAHRVEREHVAHRVEREHVAHRVERGRGRSGNMAGRQYGSRDSSLPQLVQEIQEKLTKGTVECMICYDMVRRSAPIWSCSSCYSIFHLNCIKKWARAPTSVDLSAEKNLGFNWRCPGCQSVQHTSSKDIKYACFCGKRVDPPSDLYLTPHSCGEPCGKPLEKEVFVTEERKDELCPHACVLQCHPGPCPPCKAFAPPRLCPCGKKRIATRCSDRQSDLTCGQRCDKLLDCGRHHCENACHVGPCDPCQVLIEASCFCSKMTQVLFCGEMAMKGEFEAEGGVFSCGSNCGNVLGCSNHICREVCHPGSCGECEFLPSRVKACCCGKTKLEDERKSCVDPIPTCSKVCSKTLRCGVHACKETCHVGECPPCKVLISQKCRCGSTSRTVECYKTTENQKFTCQKPCGAKKNCGRHRCSEKCCPLSGPNNGLTTPDWDPHFCSMLCGKKLRCGQHVCETLCHSGHCPPCLETIFTDLACACGMTSIPPPLPCGTMPPLCQLPCSVPQPCGHSGSHSCHFGDCPPCSVPVSKECVGGHVILRNIPCGSNNIKCNNPCGRTRQCGLHACGRSCHSPPCDILPGIVKGLRAACGQTCGAPRSGCRHMCMALCHPGCPCPDARCEFPVTITCSCGRISANVPCDVGGNNSNYNADAIFEASIIQKLPMPLQPVDANGQKVPLGQRKLMCDEECAKLERKRVLADAFDITPSLDALHFGENSSYELLSDTFRRDPKWVLAIEERCKILVLGKSKGTTHGLKVHVFCPMIKDKRDAVRMIAERWKLAVNAAGWEPKRFIVISATQKSKAPARVLGVKGTTTLNAPLPTAFDPLVDMDPRLVVSFPDLPRDADISALVLRFGGECELVWLNDRNALAVFHDPARAATAMRRLDHGTVYQGAVSFVQNAGASAASSVTSAWGGTKEGALRSNPWKKAAVLDPGWKEDSWGDEQWTTAGDSANIQPSALKKEAPIPASLNPWNVLNHESSSSSSPATVIRSVASGKQTESGNVSTKVEPSAGGADGGNSDATEAAEVVDDWEKAFE